Genomic segment of Ammoniphilus oxalaticus:
TACGTTTTCGTTATAACCATCCTCATCAAAGTGATAAGACCACGGTTTAGCTGGAGCACCATCATAAGGAGCAATTCCTAACTCTCCTAAAAATATAGGTTTGTTCCATTTTTTTGAAAGTGTTTCGATGTCAGATACTATGTTCTGCCCCCGATTCCATACTGTAGTGTTATACAGTGACTCTTTTAAAACCCTCTTTGACGGGCTTGGATCGTCGGACACCTCAAAGTACGCTGCTATAGCTATAATATCCACCAAGCTAAACAGATTGTTTGCTAGCTTTTCTTCTAGCTGTGCGTTCTGATACCACCAATTAGTCCGATAAATGAGATTGCCCTTGTAAATTCGCTTTAAGTCGGATATTAATGTACTCCATTCGCTAAAGCTATTTTCCATGTGGACAAGGTTGGATGCGATGTACATCCCCTCTAACCCTCGCAGTTCGCAAAATGCTGCTATTTCTTTTAGAGCATTACCCCAATATTCAAAAAATGTAGCCATGTTTTCGGGATTCCATTCAGTCTCACCTATGCTTCCATTGGCGACCATTGGAAACGGCTCCATTATTATTTTATACCCCTTTGACTTTACAGCTATAGCTGCTTGCTTGGCTAAATCCCAACTATGTTCGTCTATATAAGGTTCAGAGTCGCCTATATCATCAGCCTTGACTAAAACGGGTATAGTTACCATATTTAAATCTAGCTTTTCGGCATCGGGTAAGATCATGTCGGCATACAGGTCACTAAACGCTGTAGCATTTCCGCTTTTCCACTGTCCGCTTTTCTTTCCTATAATATTCTCTATTTGAGAATCTGTGTAGTTTTTTGTTCTAATAAAGTTAATTAAACCCATGTTACACCTCGATCCATTGGAACCCGTTCGATTGCCATACATCCTGTGTATTTACTGCCATATAACACGCACCCACAGGAACTTCATTGGCAGCAGGCCTCTGATCAACCGTTGCTCCATAAAACTCCATACTGTTCCCAGTCAAATTTACAGTCATAGCACCGTCAATTGATTTAATCGCTTCAAAGTCACCGTCTTTATCGCTAAACGCCTGCGGAACAGGCGTTTTTCCTGTAGCGTCCGTCTTTAGTTTTCTCGTCCTATAAGACATATCGATTACTCCTTTATTAAGATTAGTTACATTATTTTTTTATGATCAACAATGCGGTCCCTTTTGTTGAAATTGACATTAAGTACGCGCACTTCATCACCTACTGATACGGACACGCCCTGCCTTATCGGAATATCTGGCGTGGCAACTGTAGCTCCATTAATGTATACGCTCGCAAACCTTCCGCTAACGGATGCAACCTTTCCGTCATCGTAAAGATTATAGAAGCCCTTCTCGCGGAAAAGCTTGTCGATAAGCTCCCGCGTTAGCTCCGCAAATATTTTCCAATCCCACAACTTTACGGCGCCCCCCCTATATTCCTAACACGCCAAGCCTCGGCCGACATCATGCCGCCAGCACTTAGCGGTATATTAAAAGAAATAAGCTCGTACTTGTCATCCGTATTCGTCCAATCATCGATAATCGTTATAACGTCCTCGGCATCATGCAGATAGTTCGGGAGCAAATCAATCGGCTGCTTCTCCGCGACACGGAGCCTATTACGTAGTTCATAGTTCGCTCTTGATTGTGCTAATGCGATCGTCGTAATAAGCGGATCGGGCGAGCCGTTGTTATACAGGAATAAACGCTCACCAATCGTGGGGATGCCCGTCGGACTGTCTAAGCGATTATCCTCTGCCGTAGCCGAGACTGTGGCCGTTTGAGAGCTGCCACCGATTACGAGGATTTTATTGTAAAGCTCGCTATGTTCTAGCCGCTTTTCTGACTTTGCGTATAGCGTGTAATCAGACTTATCGTAGGTCCATACGCTCGCTGTCTTTTCGACGTCTATTTGCGGACGGAAACGAAGGTAGCCGTTAACATCGAAGAATATTGAATAAACAGCCAATTCGGCCAACTCTTTAATCGCCTTTCCCCGTGCCTCACCTGGCTGGTATGTGAGCGAATAAGGTAGCGTGACGTCGCAATCGTCGAAAAGAAATTTCGTTATTCCTGCGTCACTTGCGATCAAGCGGATCGCATCGGATATTTTGACGCCAGCCGCGAGTGATGTAACATTCGTAAACTTACCAACAGGATCACCGCTTAGAAGCTGCCACTTATCCGAGCCAGATAGAATAGCAGTACGTTCGCCCGTATAAGACGAGGTTGCCGACATTTCAGACAATACAAACACGCCCTGTGGAATATAGACGGTTGAATCGCGGCGTTCATACGTCATGCCTAGCGTTGTGAAGAACGTAGGCGATAAGAATACTCCACTCTCACTCTCCACCTGCTCGAATACGGACGACTTGATTCCAATCCATAGCTTGACGCGTTTATCTAGCCATATACGACCACCTATCGACCAAGTAAACTCATTTTCATCATTGAGAAGTATAAGGCTAAACGTGCGTCGGGTGTCACGATCTTTATCTACAGATATATTCCCATCCATAACCGCACTG
This window contains:
- a CDS encoding glycoside hydrolase family 113, which gives rise to MGLINFIRTKNYTDSQIENIIGKKSGQWKSGNATAFSDLYADMILPDAEKLDLNMVTIPVLVKADDIGDSEPYIDEHSWDLAKQAAIAVKSKGYKIIMEPFPMVANGSIGETEWNPENMATFFEYWGNALKEIAAFCELRGLEGMYIASNLVHMENSFSEWSTLISDLKRIYKGNLIYRTNWWYQNAQLEEKLANNLFSLVDIIAIAAYFEVSDDPSPSKRVLKESLYNTTVWNRGQNIVSDIETLSKKWNKPIFLGELGIAPYDGAPAKPWSYHFDEDGYNENVQSNWFDAWFEVFKDFDWFLGYSIYNIADRHSTFDVIGRRAASHIRDQVYSGGGKLDDLERELNSMMNEISDIRRLLDELTSVGKP